One genomic window of Actinomycetota bacterium includes the following:
- a CDS encoding DUF2461 domain-containing protein codes for MTSSFPGIPPQAFGFYQTLATNNTREWWAAHKSDYERFVRDPMVALLAELEAEFGHGHMFRPHRDTRFAKDKTPIKEHQGAVVEIEDAMGYYVQISATGLSVGGGWYAAAGQQMQRYRNAVESPVVAELERMLAQLGRKFAIDGDPVKTRPRGVAADHPKLELMRFRRVTAMREYPAQDWVNTPKTLTAVRRDWRALRPLLEFLADQVGPAEDPGAE; via the coding sequence GTGACCTCCTCCTTTCCCGGCATTCCCCCGCAAGCTTTTGGTTTCTACCAAACTCTCGCGACCAACAACACCCGCGAATGGTGGGCTGCGCATAAGTCCGACTACGAGCGTTTCGTCCGCGATCCAATGGTCGCGCTCCTGGCTGAACTCGAAGCTGAGTTCGGGCACGGACATATGTTTCGTCCCCATCGCGATACTCGCTTCGCCAAGGACAAGACGCCGATCAAGGAACACCAGGGCGCGGTCGTCGAGATCGAAGACGCCATGGGCTACTACGTGCAGATCTCGGCTACCGGCCTGAGCGTGGGCGGTGGCTGGTACGCGGCCGCAGGACAACAGATGCAGCGATACCGCAATGCCGTAGAAAGCCCTGTTGTTGCAGAACTCGAGCGCATGCTGGCTCAACTTGGGCGCAAGTTCGCTATTGACGGGGATCCGGTGAAGACTCGCCCGCGCGGAGTGGCAGCAGATCACCCCAAGTTGGAGTTGATGCGATTCCGCAGGGTCACCGCGATGCGCGAGTACCCGGCGCAAGACTGGGTCAACACACCCAAGACTCTGACCGCAGTTCGCAGAGATTGGCGAGCACTTCGGCCCCTCCTGGAATTTCTGGCCGACCAGGTTGGGCCAGCTGAAGACCCCGGCGCCGAATAA
- a CDS encoding ABC transporter ATP-binding protein — translation MTPMISLKDVHKTYGQTHALDGLSLEVVEGQAHGLLGPNGAGKTTTLRILLGLAKADSGEVSILSADPWKSAAQIHAQLAYVPGDIVIWPGLSGGEFIDAIGRLRTGFNLKRRDELISAFELDPRKKVRAYSKGNRQKLSLISALACDVDLYLFDEPTDGLDPLMAQVFREQITCLSKLGRTVLLSSHVLAEVEAVCDYVSIVRAGRLIETGSLSSLRHLSRTTLVVKLERMAPDLPGMHDLVRTGPTLKATVETDAIPALMSSLVTYGIESLEVRPPTLEEMFMQHYREDPEQ, via the coding sequence GTGACGCCGATGATCTCGCTGAAAGATGTGCACAAGACCTACGGCCAAACCCATGCACTTGATGGGCTATCACTCGAAGTGGTCGAAGGTCAGGCCCATGGCCTGTTGGGCCCCAATGGTGCCGGTAAGACCACCACCCTGCGGATCCTGCTCGGACTGGCCAAGGCAGATTCCGGCGAAGTCTCGATCCTGAGCGCTGATCCTTGGAAGTCTGCAGCCCAGATCCACGCTCAGCTGGCCTACGTTCCCGGCGACATTGTCATTTGGCCGGGGCTTTCCGGCGGAGAGTTCATTGACGCCATCGGTCGCCTGCGCACGGGTTTCAATCTGAAACGTCGCGATGAGTTGATATCTGCATTTGAATTGGATCCGCGCAAGAAGGTCAGGGCCTATTCCAAGGGAAACCGACAGAAGTTGTCGCTTATCTCTGCGCTTGCTTGTGACGTTGATCTGTACCTATTCGACGAGCCCACCGACGGACTGGATCCGTTGATGGCCCAAGTATTCAGGGAGCAGATCACCTGTCTTTCCAAATTGGGGCGCACCGTGTTGCTCTCAAGTCATGTTCTGGCCGAAGTCGAAGCCGTATGCGACTACGTGAGCATCGTGCGTGCAGGGCGGCTGATTGAGACGGGTTCCCTGTCGAGCTTGCGGCATCTCTCTCGCACCACATTGGTCGTGAAGTTGGAGCGAATGGCCCCTGATCTACCAGGGATGCATGATCTGGTACGCACGGGTCCGACCCTGAAGGCAACAGTCGAGACTGATGCGATCCCGGCGCTGATGTCCAGCTTGGTGACTTACGGCATCGAATCCCTGGAAGTGCGTCCGCCAACTCTCGAGGAAATGTTCATGCAGCACTATCGGGAAGATCCCGAGCAGTGA
- a CDS encoding HIT domain-containing protein, translating into MSSAWDRLWTPHRMSYIKGEGKPTHGDEGHDCPFCRSPNLADTDGLIIARGESVYALLNLYPYNAGHLMICPYRHVADYTQLTPAEVSELGAFTQRAMAVLRTVSNAQGFNIGMNQGEVSGAGIAAHLHQHVVPRWGGDTNFMPVIAGTKVMPQLLEQTRVMLAEAWN; encoded by the coding sequence ATGTCAAGCGCCTGGGATCGACTCTGGACCCCGCATCGCATGAGTTACATCAAGGGTGAGGGAAAGCCCACGCATGGTGATGAGGGCCATGACTGTCCTTTCTGCCGTTCACCAAATCTTGCGGACACAGACGGCCTGATAATTGCCCGTGGCGAATCGGTCTATGCGCTCTTGAATCTGTACCCATACAACGCAGGGCATCTGATGATTTGTCCCTACCGTCATGTGGCCGACTACACCCAACTCACGCCAGCAGAAGTGAGCGAACTTGGTGCTTTCACCCAACGCGCTATGGCCGTGCTTCGAACTGTTTCCAACGCCCAGGGCTTCAATATTGGGATGAATCAGGGGGAGGTCTCGGGAGCGGGAATCGCAGCACATCTGCACCAACATGTGGTGCCGCGTTGGGGTGGTGACACAAATTTCATGCCCGTTATTGCTGGCACCAAAGTCATGCCGCAACTCCTGGAACAGACGCGTGTGATGCTTGCTGAGGCCTGGAACTAA
- the thrS gene encoding threonine--tRNA ligase, translated as MAQTAFDIVGGDRSVVVARINGEIRDLSTEISETDLVEPISVQTPEGLAVLRHSVAHVLAQAVQDTFPDAKLGIGPPIQDGFYYDFDVERPFTPDDLVELEKRMTSILKSGQRFERRVVSDDEALAELAAEPYKLRLIGSAGGAEVMEVGGKELTIYDNVNIKTGERCWGDLCRGPHVPDTRYIPTNAIKLMRTAAAYWLGDQKNEQLQRIYGTAWPSKDQLKGYLTFLEEAERRDHRRLGAELDLFSFPEEIGSGLAVFHPKGGVIRRVMEDYSRLRHDEAGYEFVNSPHITKGALFEKSQHLDWYSEGMYPPMHLDAEFDDEGNIRRQGQDYYLKPMNCPMHNLIFDARGRSYRELPLRLFEFGTVYRYEKSGVVQGLTRARGFTQDDAHIYCTKEQMPGELDSLLTFVLDVLRDYGLNDFYLELSTRDPEKSVGSVEVWAEATEILRLAASNQGLDLVLDEGGAAFYGPKISVQAKDAIGRTWQMSTIQVDFNLPELFDLQYQASDGTRQRPVMIHRALFGSIERFFAVLLEHYAGAFPPWLAPVQVIGIPITDEHIEYLTEVAARLRAHGIRVEVDTSDDRMQKKIRTAQRQKIPYMLIAGDEDKAAGAVSFRYRDGTQKNGVDIEAAIAEIVAAVQAREQV; from the coding sequence GTGGCACAGACCGCCTTCGACATCGTGGGCGGGGATCGCTCAGTCGTCGTCGCTCGAATCAATGGGGAGATTCGCGATCTCTCAACCGAAATATCCGAAACTGATCTCGTAGAGCCCATCTCAGTCCAGACTCCTGAAGGCTTGGCCGTGCTGCGGCATTCGGTGGCGCACGTTCTGGCTCAGGCAGTCCAGGACACCTTTCCCGATGCAAAGTTGGGCATTGGCCCACCGATTCAAGACGGCTTCTACTACGACTTCGACGTGGAACGCCCATTCACCCCTGATGATCTGGTTGAACTTGAGAAGCGCATGACCTCGATCCTCAAGAGTGGTCAGCGCTTCGAGCGTCGCGTTGTCTCAGATGATGAGGCCCTGGCTGAACTTGCCGCAGAGCCATACAAGCTTCGGCTGATCGGCAGCGCAGGTGGAGCCGAGGTCATGGAAGTTGGTGGCAAGGAACTCACCATCTATGACAACGTCAATATCAAGACGGGTGAACGCTGTTGGGGAGATCTCTGCCGTGGCCCACATGTTCCCGACACTCGCTACATCCCCACCAACGCCATCAAGCTGATGCGCACCGCTGCTGCCTATTGGCTCGGCGACCAGAAGAACGAGCAACTCCAGCGCATCTACGGCACTGCTTGGCCCTCCAAGGATCAGTTGAAGGGGTACCTCACATTTCTTGAGGAAGCCGAGCGTCGCGATCACCGACGTCTGGGTGCCGAGCTCGATCTCTTTTCGTTCCCGGAGGAAATTGGCTCAGGCTTGGCTGTGTTCCACCCCAAGGGCGGAGTCATTCGTCGGGTGATGGAGGACTACTCACGGCTGCGCCATGACGAGGCTGGCTATGAGTTCGTCAACAGCCCGCACATCACCAAGGGCGCGCTCTTCGAGAAGTCCCAACATCTGGATTGGTATTCCGAAGGCATGTATCCACCCATGCATCTGGATGCCGAATTTGATGATGAGGGCAATATTCGCCGGCAAGGCCAGGACTACTACCTCAAGCCGATGAACTGTCCAATGCACAACCTCATCTTCGATGCTCGCGGTCGTTCCTATCGCGAACTGCCACTGCGACTATTCGAATTCGGCACGGTCTATCGATACGAGAAGTCCGGAGTCGTGCAAGGCCTGACCCGCGCTCGCGGCTTCACCCAAGACGATGCACACATCTACTGCACCAAGGAGCAGATGCCCGGCGAGCTCGATTCGCTGCTCACCTTCGTTCTTGATGTGCTGCGTGACTATGGCTTGAACGATTTCTACCTTGAGTTGTCCACGCGCGATCCTGAGAAGTCGGTTGGCTCTGTTGAAGTCTGGGCCGAAGCCACCGAAATCCTCCGCCTTGCGGCGAGCAATCAGGGCCTGGATCTTGTGCTGGATGAAGGTGGCGCCGCCTTCTACGGTCCAAAGATTTCAGTCCAGGCCAAGGATGCCATCGGACGAACCTGGCAGATGTCGACAATTCAGGTGGATTTCAATCTTCCCGAACTTTTCGATCTGCAATATCAAGCCTCTGATGGCACCCGGCAGCGGCCAGTCATGATCCATCGAGCCCTCTTTGGCTCGATCGAACGGTTCTTTGCAGTGCTGCTGGAGCATTACGCGGGCGCCTTTCCACCTTGGCTTGCACCGGTTCAGGTCATCGGAATCCCGATCACCGATGAGCACATTGAGTATCTGACTGAAGTAGCGGCCCGGTTGCGCGCACATGGGATTCGCGTTGAAGTTGATACGTCTGATGACCGGATGCAGAAGAAGATTCGCACTGCTCAGCGGCAGAAGATTCCCTACATGCTGATTGCCGGTGACGAAGACAAGGCGGCTGGGGCCGTGTCCTTCCGATATCGCGACGGAACCCAGAAGAACGGTGTGGACATAGAAGCGGCCATCGCCGAGATCGTTGCCGCGGTTCAAGCTCGCGAACAGGTGTAG
- a CDS encoding GlsB/YeaQ/YmgE family stress response membrane protein: MELSGILSGLFAGVVIGLIARILVPSMQPIGCFLTVFIGILGAAGGIALATAGGWDDSFWLTFITQIVIATILVAIVASLFRRSSP, translated from the coding sequence ATGGAACTCTCCGGAATCCTGAGCGGACTCTTTGCTGGTGTAGTGATCGGGCTGATCGCCCGCATCTTGGTGCCCAGCATGCAACCGATTGGCTGCTTCCTTACGGTCTTCATCGGCATCCTCGGTGCTGCCGGAGGCATTGCCCTGGCAACTGCGGGCGGATGGGACGACAGTTTCTGGCTGACCTTCATTACTCAGATTGTGATTGCCACCATCTTGGTTGCGATTGTCGCTTCGCTGTTCAGAAGGAGTTCTCCATGA
- a CDS encoding Ig-like domain-containing protein, giving the protein MHDSHKRRGLRLLATAGLVLGALGLAAGPAQAVSVSGYGSGAVGITQVINVQDVCPSSELLFSVTYSNGTVSSANPVWADINGDGTIYWTPNITGLVTQASIGSTCTPVPLGGANISTVATSTTVNAPNNAQVGTATKIMVIVQSGSASSYSPTGTVVVKDINGVTLQTMGLTAGPGAGQAYAYYWWTPTSAGSYTFQATYSGDNNAQVSTSPQDVTIATSSGSPIYLSLPPTMSVGVPQTLKATVAPSTIQGSVGFTQNGVPISPSVPLINGVASYQWTPTISGQVQIGANYTSNQGASGSTSEVITMNTGPVATDVITLIQPGVGQWAPNGTYQLGQGTSITFQAGTLSGAAVTLSDTGPCTTSGLTLTVGVATGQCTVIARSAGGNGYAPVAQNYTVTPGLGTQTAVLNAPLSGKVKAKQTTVLQTAAQGETNAGQAINWAVAKSSRTVCALGFPSSGAVTLKFKKRGFCTVNASAPGIANQWSPFSLTRTYQGI; this is encoded by the coding sequence ATGCATGACTCCCACAAACGCCGAGGCTTGCGCCTGCTCGCGACTGCTGGTCTGGTCCTTGGAGCACTTGGCCTGGCGGCCGGCCCAGCACAGGCCGTATCGGTGAGCGGCTACGGCAGCGGTGCTGTGGGCATCACGCAGGTGATCAATGTTCAAGATGTGTGCCCGAGTTCTGAGTTGCTCTTCTCAGTTACCTACAGCAACGGCACCGTGTCGAGCGCAAACCCTGTCTGGGCCGACATCAATGGAGACGGCACGATCTACTGGACTCCCAATATCACCGGGCTCGTCACTCAGGCATCAATTGGCAGCACATGCACGCCAGTGCCACTGGGCGGTGCCAATATCTCCACGGTTGCCACTTCGACCACGGTCAACGCGCCGAACAATGCCCAGGTTGGCACCGCCACAAAGATCATGGTGATTGTGCAGTCGGGCAGTGCGAGCAGTTACTCGCCCACCGGAACTGTTGTCGTGAAGGACATCAACGGTGTGACCCTGCAGACCATGGGACTCACCGCGGGGCCAGGGGCAGGCCAGGCCTACGCCTACTACTGGTGGACTCCTACTTCGGCTGGCTCTTACACCTTCCAAGCGACTTACTCTGGTGACAACAACGCGCAGGTCTCCACCTCACCTCAGGACGTGACCATCGCAACTTCCAGCGGCAGCCCGATCTATTTGAGTCTGCCGCCGACGATGAGCGTTGGCGTTCCGCAGACTCTCAAGGCCACGGTCGCCCCAAGCACCATCCAAGGCTCCGTCGGCTTCACCCAGAACGGGGTGCCGATCAGCCCGTCGGTTCCGCTCATCAATGGCGTGGCCAGTTATCAGTGGACGCCGACTATCTCTGGACAGGTGCAGATTGGCGCCAACTACACGTCCAATCAAGGTGCATCTGGCTCCACCAGTGAAGTCATCACGATGAACACCGGACCAGTCGCAACTGATGTCATCACATTGATCCAGCCTGGAGTTGGCCAGTGGGCTCCCAATGGGACCTACCAACTGGGGCAGGGAACATCGATCACTTTCCAGGCCGGCACTCTTTCGGGAGCAGCCGTCACCTTGTCTGACACCGGGCCGTGCACGACGTCTGGTCTGACCTTGACCGTTGGCGTTGCCACCGGCCAGTGCACGGTGATCGCCCGCTCAGCAGGTGGCAATGGCTACGCACCGGTCGCGCAGAACTACACGGTCACCCCTGGTCTGGGAACGCAAACAGCTGTACTCAATGCGCCGCTTTCAGGCAAGGTGAAGGCCAAGCAGACAACGGTCTTGCAGACAGCAGCACAGGGAGAAACCAATGCCGGTCAGGCCATCAACTGGGCGGTTGCGAAGTCAAGCCGCACCGTGTGCGCTCTTGGCTTTCCATCCAGTGGCGCTGTCACGTTGAAGTTCAAGAAGCGTGGCTTTTGCACAGTGAACGCAAGCGCGCCAGGCATCGCGAATCAGTGGAGTCCCTTCAGTCTGACTCGCACCTATCAAGGGATCTAG
- a CDS encoding dihydrofolate reductase family protein: protein MQRLSSPEGQLTDVEFSSALYEWPLSATNKEQVWVRCNMVMTQDGAAVGSDGRSATIATPIDMQAFGVLRRDSDVILVGAGTARAERYRPAAVPIALVSQHLALHHDLPLFAQRQPESPTTILLTTAKAIASAPEWLNSSSELVACGEEQVDLALALQALQLRGLTRVHSEGGPSLLTSLVQAQLLDELLLTITPMIQGATKSLIGNLDAPVYGSISQVLIEDGTILLRFLPDYSKA from the coding sequence ATGCAAAGACTGAGTTCCCCCGAAGGTCAACTGACTGACGTCGAATTCAGTTCTGCTCTCTATGAATGGCCGCTCTCAGCAACGAACAAAGAGCAGGTATGGGTGCGCTGCAACATGGTGATGACTCAAGACGGAGCTGCAGTTGGCTCAGATGGAAGGTCAGCGACGATCGCAACTCCCATCGACATGCAAGCCTTCGGCGTGCTGCGTCGAGACAGCGACGTCATCCTCGTGGGTGCTGGCACAGCGCGAGCCGAGAGATACCGCCCAGCGGCAGTTCCGATTGCATTGGTGTCGCAACATCTGGCTCTACACCACGATCTACCGCTCTTTGCGCAGCGGCAGCCTGAATCCCCCACCACAATCCTGTTGACGACTGCAAAAGCCATCGCCTCTGCTCCCGAATGGCTTAATTCGAGCTCCGAACTGGTTGCGTGCGGTGAGGAACAAGTCGATCTTGCATTGGCGCTGCAAGCCTTGCAGTTGCGCGGGCTGACACGCGTGCACTCAGAAGGCGGGCCATCGCTGCTCACCAGTTTGGTCCAAGCGCAATTGCTGGACGAACTGCTCTTGACCATCACTCCTATGATTCAAGGAGCCACTAAGAGTCTGATCGGCAATCTGGATGCACCTGTATACGGATCAATTTCGCAGGTGCTGATTGAGGACGGAACAATTCTGCTTCGATTCCTGCCCGACTACTCCAAGGCTTAG
- a CDS encoding chorismate-binding protein, whose protein sequence is MIVHAHEPLAYAGGKWATDLVEVSSDWSVLESQGLWIGVVPYEGVPRFLRFETWSEQMPVLVGSSWKGPDVGSWTSSMDRDSYIAAVEATREAVAAGQVYQANICRVLRAPLGDLDRDIAGLHSLLMRDNPAPFAFMLRVPELDLHIASASPELFLSREDELLISGPIKGTGRTLADLTDKDRAENIMIVDLVRNDLARVSQVGTVEVPHLLQEEQHPGLVHLVSQVSGQLIPGTSWEQIFDSTFPPGSVTGAPKSTALKLIATLEPAARSWYCGAMGWIDVDADTAALSVGIRSFWIEGDELCFGTGAGITWLSDAAREWAETELKAGHLTAVASRQWSTADGRRE, encoded by the coding sequence GTGATTGTTCATGCCCACGAGCCGCTGGCATACGCGGGCGGCAAGTGGGCAACTGATCTGGTTGAAGTCTCGTCAGATTGGTCGGTGCTGGAGTCCCAAGGACTTTGGATCGGCGTCGTTCCATACGAAGGCGTGCCGAGATTTCTTCGCTTCGAAACGTGGAGTGAGCAGATGCCGGTGCTTGTCGGCAGTTCTTGGAAGGGGCCTGATGTGGGCTCCTGGACGAGTTCGATGGATAGAGACAGCTACATCGCTGCCGTAGAGGCGACTCGGGAAGCCGTGGCGGCAGGTCAGGTCTATCAAGCCAATATCTGCCGGGTGCTTCGTGCACCACTAGGTGACCTTGATCGCGACATTGCCGGGCTGCACTCGCTGCTCATGCGCGATAACCCGGCGCCCTTTGCCTTCATGTTGCGGGTCCCCGAACTCGATCTGCATATCGCCTCGGCTAGCCCTGAGTTGTTTCTTTCGCGCGAAGACGAGCTGCTGATTTCAGGCCCGATCAAGGGGACGGGGCGCACCCTTGCCGATCTCACAGACAAAGACAGAGCCGAGAACATCATGATCGTGGATCTGGTGCGCAACGATCTAGCGCGCGTTTCGCAGGTGGGCACCGTTGAAGTCCCTCATCTGCTGCAAGAAGAGCAGCATCCCGGGCTTGTTCATCTCGTGTCCCAAGTTTCGGGCCAGTTGATACCCGGCACTTCCTGGGAGCAGATCTTCGACTCCACATTTCCTCCTGGCTCCGTAACCGGAGCACCAAAATCAACAGCGCTGAAGTTGATTGCAACACTCGAACCTGCGGCTCGTTCCTGGTACTGCGGGGCAATGGGATGGATTGATGTTGACGCCGACACCGCAGCACTCAGCGTTGGTATTCGCAGCTTTTGGATCGAGGGCGATGAGTTGTGCTTTGGCACTGGGGCAGGGATCACCTGGCTTTCAGATGCAGCACGTGAGTGGGCGGAGACTGAGTTGAAGGCAGGTCACCTCACCGCAGTGGCTAGCCGACAATGGAGCACTGCTGATGGGAGACGAGAGTGA
- a CDS encoding Rieske 2Fe-2S domain-containing protein, which yields MHLIDALCSLVFVELWPPDNGAWRCPSHGSTYAVNGKVTGGPAERDLAAVMSVFKNGVLTFG from the coding sequence TTGCACCTGATCGACGCACTGTGCTCCTTGGTCTTTGTGGAGTTGTGGCCGCCGGACAACGGTGCTTGGCGCTGTCCCTCGCACGGTTCGACGTATGCGGTAAATGGCAAAGTGACAGGTGGCCCAGCAGAACGTGATCTGGCTGCTGTGATGTCAGTCTTCAAGAACGGCGTGCTCACTTTCGGCTGA
- a CDS encoding aminotransferase class IV, with product MIWWGTISGGELLEDSARPISYLDRGFLVGEGVFETLVVKNGVPFALTRHLDRLERSAAILRLPVLDLEVIRQAVADVVDANLESVGAYGRLRITITSGDGYPSVLATFAAQAHWPETTSVITVPWVRNERSAIVGAKTTSYAENVAALAAVQAKGVSEALLANTQGLLCEGTTSNVFVVIDGKVMTPSLASGCLPGVTRDLVLEWCGAQETELPYEILESADEIFLTSSTRGVHPVARIDERMLDARPVGTALRASFAEQCNETIDP from the coding sequence GTGATTTGGTGGGGGACGATTTCCGGCGGTGAACTGCTTGAGGATTCGGCGCGACCGATCTCGTATTTGGATCGCGGCTTTCTCGTTGGCGAGGGAGTATTCGAAACCTTGGTAGTGAAGAACGGTGTGCCGTTCGCACTCACCCGTCATCTTGATCGCCTTGAGCGATCTGCAGCAATTCTTAGACTTCCGGTGTTGGATCTTGAAGTGATCAGGCAGGCCGTAGCCGATGTGGTGGATGCCAATCTCGAAAGCGTGGGCGCCTACGGCCGATTGCGCATCACCATCACTTCGGGGGACGGGTATCCAAGTGTGCTGGCCACTTTTGCTGCGCAAGCCCATTGGCCTGAGACCACCAGTGTCATCACAGTTCCATGGGTAAGAAATGAACGATCTGCAATCGTCGGAGCCAAGACCACTTCCTATGCCGAAAATGTGGCCGCGCTTGCGGCCGTGCAAGCCAAAGGAGTGTCCGAAGCGCTGCTCGCCAACACTCAGGGTCTGCTGTGCGAAGGCACCACCTCGAATGTCTTTGTGGTGATTGATGGCAAGGTAATGACGCCGAGTTTGGCCAGCGGTTGTCTACCGGGCGTCACTCGCGACTTGGTTTTGGAATGGTGCGGGGCGCAAGAAACTGAGTTGCCCTACGAAATCCTTGAGTCCGCCGATGAGATATTCCTGACTTCATCCACTCGGGGGGTTCATCCGGTAGCACGCATTGATGAACGCATGCTCGATGCTCGACCCGTGGGCACTGCGCTGCGTGCAAGCTTTGCAGAGCAGTGCAATGAGACGATCGATCCCTAG
- a CDS encoding GTP-binding protein, with the protein MTFGPAQPTQVAAIRNVVLLGATGSGKTTLAEHLIASSGAITSAGSVDSGTSTLDHDSSARRQGRSVGLSIASLEYGDCLINLLDTPGFEDYLGEVRAGLRAADAALFVVSSMDGIDAATRNLWDECEAIKMPRAVVVTNLDNEESDFEETVAVCHRMFTGGRDVLPLHLPVLDDDGSFVGVLDLITNRIHEWSSAKRQERAADPEHLAMTADARKALMEGIAAESDDEVLMDLIIEGQEISAELLSSDLERAIVRGHFFPVQAFSGNNGVGAELILDLIVRSFPSPLERELPMVTNPQGEAIPPLTADPEGPLCAEVIKTTTDPQLGKISLVRVFSGRLPAEAPLHISGHFHNRGDRFDHDLTERDGQLWLSVGAIRTNVESAIAGSIVSVTQLNRAETGDTISYTTNPMLIEPWLMPEARLPIAISTAVVAHETHLAPALERLIAEDPTLRFELIDGQLVLWCLGEAHGELAVERMRERFAIEVVAEELKISLRETLLAPTRGHGASCDPSDEDGPMVACSIEMEPLDQGSGIEIVNGVDQEECPPHFRAAVERGVRQQMMQGALAGYPTTDVRIRITDVDLPVPHPSVHAFERAGCLAVVDAESNATKILLEPIDTLTITTPEEFVDAITKDLEIKRARVTQSDVAADGTVTLIAVVPAQELSRYAIDIRSLSHGAGTFTRESAGFARIPKKTGIQLLPLVD; encoded by the coding sequence ATGACGTTCGGTCCAGCCCAGCCAACCCAGGTTGCGGCGATTCGCAATGTGGTGCTTCTTGGCGCGACAGGTTCTGGCAAGACCACGCTGGCTGAACATCTGATCGCATCATCGGGCGCAATTACCTCGGCAGGCTCAGTGGACTCTGGCACGTCCACTCTGGATCACGACTCCAGCGCCCGTCGCCAGGGCAGATCCGTAGGTCTTTCGATTGCCTCACTTGAGTATGGCGACTGTCTGATCAATCTTCTTGATACGCCTGGCTTTGAAGACTATCTCGGTGAAGTGCGGGCTGGACTGCGCGCCGCCGACGCCGCACTCTTCGTGGTTTCATCAATGGATGGCATCGATGCCGCTACCCGAAATCTTTGGGACGAGTGCGAAGCCATCAAGATGCCTCGCGCTGTGGTGGTGACCAATCTCGACAACGAAGAGTCGGATTTCGAAGAAACAGTTGCGGTTTGCCACCGCATGTTCACAGGTGGTCGCGATGTGCTTCCGTTGCACTTACCAGTTCTCGATGACGATGGTTCGTTCGTCGGCGTGCTGGATCTCATCACCAATCGCATTCACGAATGGAGCAGTGCAAAACGTCAGGAGCGAGCTGCCGATCCTGAGCACTTGGCCATGACCGCTGATGCGAGGAAAGCGCTCATGGAAGGCATCGCCGCTGAATCCGACGATGAAGTTCTGATGGACCTCATCATTGAAGGTCAGGAGATCAGCGCGGAACTTCTCTCGAGCGATCTTGAGCGCGCCATCGTGCGCGGCCATTTCTTTCCGGTCCAGGCATTTTCCGGAAACAACGGCGTTGGCGCAGAACTTATTCTCGATCTCATAGTTCGATCCTTCCCATCACCACTCGAGCGTGAATTGCCGATGGTCACCAACCCCCAGGGCGAAGCAATTCCGCCACTGACGGCCGATCCTGAAGGCCCGCTTTGCGCCGAAGTGATCAAGACAACGACCGATCCCCAACTTGGCAAGATCTCCCTCGTACGCGTGTTTTCCGGCAGGCTGCCCGCAGAAGCCCCACTGCACATCTCAGGTCACTTTCACAACCGCGGTGACCGCTTCGATCACGATCTCACCGAGCGCGACGGTCAACTCTGGCTGTCTGTCGGAGCTATTCGCACCAATGTTGAGAGCGCGATCGCCGGCAGCATCGTCAGCGTCACTCAACTCAATCGCGCTGAGACGGGCGACACGATTTCGTACACCACAAACCCGATGCTTATTGAGCCGTGGCTCATGCCTGAGGCACGGTTGCCAATTGCGATTTCGACGGCAGTCGTTGCCCACGAGACTCACCTCGCGCCAGCACTCGAACGATTGATTGCTGAAGATCCGACGCTGAGATTTGAATTGATTGATGGGCAACTTGTGCTGTGGTGCCTGGGAGAGGCACATGGCGAACTCGCCGTTGAACGCATGCGGGAGAGATTCGCGATCGAAGTCGTTGCAGAGGAACTCAAGATCTCATTGCGCGAAACCCTGCTTGCCCCCACGCGCGGTCATGGCGCCAGCTGTGATCCATCGGATGAAGATGGGCCAATGGTGGCCTGCTCAATCGAGATGGAACCCCTTGACCAAGGTTCCGGCATTGAGATCGTCAATGGGGTGGATCAAGAAGAATGCCCTCCTCACTTCAGAGCCGCTGTCGAGCGTGGAGTGAGACAACAAATGATGCAGGGCGCTCTGGCTGGTTACCCCACTACCGACGTTCGAATTCGGATCACCGACGTTGACCTCCCGGTGCCACATCCTTCAGTGCACGCCTTCGAACGTGCCGGATGCTTGGCCGTAGTGGATGCGGAAAGCAACGCAACGAAAATTCTCCTCGAACCAATCGACACCTTGACCATCACAACTCCCGAGGAATTTGTCGACGCCATCACAAAGGATCTTGAGATCAAACGCGCCCGAGTCACGCAATCAGATGTTGCCGCCGACGGCACTGTGACCTTGATTGCAGTTGTGCCTGCGCAGGAACTATCGCGCTACGCGATTGACATTCGTTCGCTTTCGCATGGGGCAGGAACTTTTACGCGTGAATCCGCAGGCTTCGCCAGAATACCCAAGAAGACTGGTATCCAACTGTTGCCGCTGGTCGATTAG